Proteins from a genomic interval of Pristis pectinata isolate sPriPec2 chromosome 21, sPriPec2.1.pri, whole genome shotgun sequence:
- the LOC127581436 gene encoding uncharacterized protein LOC127581436 isoform X1, which produces MSAVLLLHHLRKKRWQEEEEEEEEEEAEGEEKEPPHRHKLKMDAAPADSSDCAGPSSKRSRTREASAEVHKRTVVHQLFDASTSVMYTIHETADEESCKTTNGTSGLSSVSESCALTTNVPSPNNCPPSSKSRQPTGTASVINRTPVGLSDQLCGANRVCGVNQLHNKKIQTTIKPKVRTVGIQVAFGEKKLLASQETQTDWTFQPSFPVQDYSCSVKTEIIDAV; this is translated from the exons ATGTCGGCAGTGCTGCTGTTGCATCACCTGAGAAAAAAGCggtggcaggaggaggaggaggaggaggaggaggaggaggcagagggggaggagaaggagccGCCGCACAG GCACAAGCTGAAAATGGACGCAGCACCGGCCGACTCCAGCGACTGTGCAGGTCCATCAAGCAAGCGGAGCAGGACACGGGAAGCTTCTGCCGAAGTGCACAAAAGAACA GTTGTACACCAACTGTTTGACGCCAGCACCTCCGTCATGTACACCATCCACGAGACTGCTGACGAAGAGAGCTGTAAAACCACCAACGGGACGTCCGGCTTGAGTAGTGTGAGCGAGAGCTGCGCCCTGACCACCAATGTCCCCTCCCCGAATAACTGCCCACCATCTTCAAAGAGCAGGCAGCCAACGGGTACGGCCAGTGTGATCAACCGCACACCAGTCGGACTGAGTGATCAGCTGTGTGGAGCGAACAGAGTCTGTGGAGTGAATCAGTTGCATAACAAGAAAATTCAGACCACGATCAAACCCAAAGTCAGAACAGTTG GTATTCAAGTGGCATTTGGAGAGAAAAAGCTGCTTGCTTCTCAAGAGACTCAAACTGATTGGACTTTCCAGCCATCATTCCCAGTGCAGGATTACTCCTGTTCTGTGAAAACTGAAATCATTGATGCTGTTTAG
- the LOC127581436 gene encoding uncharacterized protein LOC127581436 isoform X2, translating to MDAAPADSSDCAGPSSKRSRTREASAEVHKRTVVHQLFDASTSVMYTIHETADEESCKTTNGTSGLSSVSESCALTTNVPSPNNCPPSSKSRQPTGTASVINRTPVGLSDQLCGANRVCGVNQLHNKKIQTTIKPKVRTVGIQVAFGEKKLLASQETQTDWTFQPSFPVQDYSCSVKTEIIDAV from the exons ATGGACGCAGCACCGGCCGACTCCAGCGACTGTGCAGGTCCATCAAGCAAGCGGAGCAGGACACGGGAAGCTTCTGCCGAAGTGCACAAAAGAACA GTTGTACACCAACTGTTTGACGCCAGCACCTCCGTCATGTACACCATCCACGAGACTGCTGACGAAGAGAGCTGTAAAACCACCAACGGGACGTCCGGCTTGAGTAGTGTGAGCGAGAGCTGCGCCCTGACCACCAATGTCCCCTCCCCGAATAACTGCCCACCATCTTCAAAGAGCAGGCAGCCAACGGGTACGGCCAGTGTGATCAACCGCACACCAGTCGGACTGAGTGATCAGCTGTGTGGAGCGAACAGAGTCTGTGGAGTGAATCAGTTGCATAACAAGAAAATTCAGACCACGATCAAACCCAAAGTCAGAACAGTTG GTATTCAAGTGGCATTTGGAGAGAAAAAGCTGCTTGCTTCTCAAGAGACTCAAACTGATTGGACTTTCCAGCCATCATTCCCAGTGCAGGATTACTCCTGTTCTGTGAAAACTGAAATCATTGATGCTGTTTAG